In Anaerolineales bacterium, the following proteins share a genomic window:
- a CDS encoding flavin reductase encodes MQQQTQPEAIFRPDAAQLREVLRFWTTGVTIVSAAHQGRRHGMTVNSFTSLSLEPPLVSISLEKVTRTHELVSQVGRFGVSLLRASQQELSNRFAGRESEQQDRFADVATFTLETGSPLLQEALAYFDCRVAVTHDAGTHTIFISEVLAAGAPQGAAGEQPLVYFNRGYRKIG; translated from the coding sequence ATGCAACAACAGACGCAACCCGAGGCCATCTTTCGCCCCGATGCGGCTCAACTGCGCGAAGTGCTGCGCTTTTGGACCACGGGCGTAACCATTGTTTCCGCCGCACACCAGGGCCGCCGCCACGGTATGACGGTGAACTCCTTCACCTCCCTGTCACTCGAGCCGCCCTTGGTATCCATCTCGCTGGAAAAGGTCACCCGCACGCACGAACTGGTCAGCCAGGTGGGGCGCTTTGGCGTCAGCCTGCTCAGGGCCAGCCAGCAGGAGCTCTCCAACCGCTTTGCCGGCCGTGAGAGCGAGCAGCAAGACCGCTTCGCCGATGTAGCGACTTTTACGTTGGAGACGGGCAGCCCGCTGCTGCAAGAGGCACTGGCCTACTTTGATTGCCGCGTGGCCGTGACCCATGATGCCGGCACGCACACGATCTTTATCAGCGAGGTGTTGGCCGCCGGCGCGCCGCAAGGCGCCGCAGGCGAGCAGCCACTGGTGTATTTCAATCGTGGCTATCGGAAGATTGGCTGA
- a CDS encoding N-acetylmuramoyl-L-alanine amidase → MVTQEPTPEAPRRSPQRVRRASMNVLGQLSSILAVSAILATLFTAFTPLGLLPAGLSEWFSAQLSGNSGAASNFPTPTPRPRPVVGIVAGHWGSDSGAVCSDGLTEVEVNLDIATRAAQKLTDAGFDVDLLQEFDDKLEGYQALVLVSLHADTCEYIDDNATGFKVAASLTSDQAKTQRLVACLSNRYQQATGLRYHLGSVTAHMSNYHTFNEIHHETTAAIIETGFLNLDRQVLTQNSDVVAEGVAQGVLCYIYNESAVSPEGN, encoded by the coding sequence ATGGTGACGCAAGAGCCCACCCCCGAAGCGCCGCGGCGCAGCCCGCAGCGCGTGCGCCGCGCCAGCATGAACGTGCTGGGCCAGCTCAGCAGCATTCTGGCGGTGAGTGCCATCCTGGCAACCCTGTTCACCGCCTTTACCCCGCTAGGCCTGCTGCCGGCCGGGCTGAGCGAATGGTTCAGCGCGCAGCTCAGCGGCAACTCAGGCGCCGCCAGCAACTTCCCCACGCCCACACCGCGGCCGCGCCCGGTGGTGGGCATCGTGGCCGGACACTGGGGCTCCGATTCAGGCGCGGTGTGCTCCGACGGCCTGACCGAAGTTGAAGTCAATTTGGATATTGCCACGCGCGCGGCGCAGAAGCTTACCGATGCCGGCTTTGACGTTGACCTGCTGCAGGAATTTGACGACAAGTTAGAAGGCTATCAGGCGCTGGTGCTGGTTTCGCTGCATGCGGATACCTGCGAATATATTGACGATAACGCCACCGGGTTTAAAGTGGCAGCCTCGCTCACCAGCGACCAGGCCAAGACGCAACGCCTGGTGGCCTGCCTGAGCAATCGCTACCAGCAAGCCACCGGGCTGCGCTACCACTTGGGCAGCGTTACCGCGCATATGAGCAATTACCACACCTTCAATGAGATCCACCACGAGACCACGGCCGCCATTATCGAAACCGGTTTCCTCAATCTCGACCGGCAAGTGCTTACGCAAAACTCAGATGTGGTCGCCGAAGGTGTAGCGCAAGGCGTTCTGTGCTACATCTATAACGAAAGCGCCGTCTCCCCGGAGGGCAACTAA
- a CDS encoding L,D-transpeptidase, which produces MAAAAWHALCVEARAALAAGRKAEARRMARRAAALAPQQEEPWLLLAAMATPAASLGYLQEALRINPRSTRARKALQWAHTRSAAAPAAAAAPPAGRPRTWLLLACGAVLMALALFAWLQPPGLGDGLRFVGAAAAQGLDSLLASPTATSSPTATSSPTASATFTASATFTASATLTPSATSTPTPTATPSPTATATLGADTSQLEKHFVELPSGIGVNERWIDVNLSDQTLEAYEGSLLVNRFVISSGRPATPTVTGTFKIWIKVRMQDMSGPGYYIRDVPWVMYFQGDYGIHGTWWHNNFGTPMSAGCVNMSIDDARWMYSWASVGTVVRVHY; this is translated from the coding sequence ATGGCCGCGGCCGCCTGGCACGCCCTGTGCGTGGAGGCGCGCGCCGCCCTGGCCGCCGGACGCAAGGCGGAAGCGCGCCGCATGGCGCGCCGCGCCGCCGCGCTGGCCCCGCAGCAAGAGGAGCCCTGGCTGCTGCTGGCGGCGATGGCCACGCCGGCCGCCAGCCTGGGCTATCTGCAGGAAGCGCTGCGCATCAACCCGCGCTCCACGCGGGCGCGCAAAGCACTGCAGTGGGCACACACGCGTAGCGCCGCAGCACCCGCCGCGGCGGCCGCGCCGCCCGCCGGGCGCCCGCGTACCTGGCTGCTGCTGGCCTGCGGCGCAGTGCTGATGGCGCTCGCCCTGTTCGCCTGGCTGCAGCCGCCCGGCCTGGGTGATGGGCTACGCTTTGTGGGCGCCGCGGCGGCACAAGGGTTGGATAGCTTGCTGGCCAGCCCTACGGCCACCAGCAGCCCCACCGCTACCAGCAGCCCCACGGCCAGTGCTACCTTCACCGCCAGTGCCACATTCACTGCCAGCGCCACGCTGACGCCCTCGGCCACCTCCACGCCCACGCCCACGGCAACGCCCAGCCCCACGGCCACCGCCACACTGGGGGCAGATACCAGCCAATTGGAAAAGCACTTTGTGGAGCTGCCCAGTGGCATCGGCGTCAACGAGCGCTGGATCGACGTCAACCTGAGCGACCAGACGCTGGAAGCGTACGAAGGCAGCCTGCTGGTCAACCGCTTTGTGATCTCCAGCGGGCGGCCGGCCACGCCCACCGTCACCGGCACCTTCAAGATATGGATCAAGGTGCGCATGCAGGATATGTCTGGCCCGGGCTATTACATCCGCGATGTGCCCTGGGTGATGTACTTCCAGGGCGACTATGGCATTCACGGCACCTGGTGGCACAACAACTTCGGCACGCCGATGAGCGCCGGCTGCGTCAATATGTCGATCGACGATGCACGTTGGATGTACAGCTGGGCCAGCGTGGGCACCGTAGTGCGCGTACATTATTAA
- the rpmH gene encoding 50S ribosomal protein L34, translated as MPKRTYQPKKRRRVRVHGFRKRMSSASGQDVLKRRRLKGRKKLTVKANNHVKKVDWNA; from the coding sequence ATGCCCAAGAGAACCTATCAGCCCAAGAAGCGCCGCCGCGTGCGCGTGCACGGCTTTCGCAAGCGTATGTCCAGCGCCTCCGGGCAGGATGTGCTGAAGCGCCGCCGCCTGAAGGGCCGCAAGAAATTGACGGTGAAGGCCAACAACCACGTCAAAAAGGTAGACTGGAACGCCTGA
- the rnpA gene encoding ribonuclease P protein component, protein MRRLGKSYPHPFVVLVVLASPLPQVRVGVMAGRRVGGAVQRNRAKRVLRAAIQPLLGALAPGYDVILIARPGVLAANSREAQAVLQRQLQRAKLL, encoded by the coding sequence GTGCGGCGACTGGGAAAGTCATACCCGCACCCGTTTGTTGTGCTTGTGGTGCTGGCCAGCCCCCTGCCGCAGGTGCGCGTGGGCGTGATGGCCGGGCGCCGCGTGGGCGGCGCCGTGCAGCGTAACCGCGCCAAGCGCGTGCTGCGCGCCGCCATCCAGCCCTTGCTGGGCGCCCTGGCGCCCGGATATGATGTGATCTTGATCGCCCGCCCGGGCGTCTTGGCCGCCAACAGCCGCGAGGCGCAGGCGGTGTTGCAGCGCCAACTGCAACGCGCGAAACTATTATGA
- the yidD gene encoding membrane protein insertion efficiency factor YidD, which produces MDATHTHSHAEIHEQPDPALRELPRTLANLPRFLLLIPIRIYQATWSRTLPPNTCRFYPTCSHYTYQAIYKYGAAKGGLLGFNRILRCNPFNKSTGFDPVP; this is translated from the coding sequence ATGGATGCAACCCACACCCACAGCCATGCCGAAATTCACGAACAGCCCGATCCGGCGCTGCGTGAGTTGCCGCGCACTCTGGCCAACCTGCCGCGCTTTCTGCTGCTGATCCCCATCCGCATCTATCAGGCCACCTGGTCGCGCACTCTGCCGCCCAACACCTGCCGCTTTTATCCCACCTGTTCGCACTACACCTATCAGGCGATCTACAAATACGGCGCGGCCAAAGGCGGCCTGCTGGGCTTCAACCGCATTCTGCGTTGCAACCCATTCAATAAATCCACCGGTTTCGACCCGGTGCCATAA
- a CDS encoding PQQ-binding-like beta-propeller repeat protein: MKKNTLLKLAFLGLLSLALTACGTVPPLSWPGLAVDAANDRVYLAYQNKVTALNSQSGTPVWEHPSENDKNFSVFADPVVVGDTLYVSGYNQTLYALNSANGTSLWSFTGAGSKFVASPLVSGEQIFAANADHRLYALNGEGALLWSFSTNQPLWGTPVSADGLVFTSSLNHFLYALDAQTGEEQWSTDTGGTLVSGPLLHQGVLYIGSFNSEVLALDASSGEVLWRAATDGWVWGTPAVYDGQLLVGDLSGFLYSLDPATGAENWHVETGGSITGTPLVLNDHIYILNEAGSVISLTPQGAIVWNQDFGTELYGSAVAAGDLILVGQHNNTTTLVAVNESGTRVWAYPQEQ; this comes from the coding sequence ATGAAAAAAAACACCTTACTTAAGCTTGCATTCCTGGGGCTGCTGAGCCTGGCGCTCACGGCCTGCGGCACCGTGCCGCCACTCTCCTGGCCGGGCCTGGCCGTAGACGCCGCCAATGACCGCGTCTACCTGGCCTACCAGAACAAGGTCACCGCGCTGAACAGCCAAAGTGGCACCCCGGTATGGGAACACCCCAGCGAGAACGACAAGAACTTCAGCGTTTTCGCTGACCCCGTGGTGGTGGGTGACACGCTGTACGTCAGCGGCTACAACCAGACCCTGTACGCGTTGAACAGCGCCAATGGCACCAGCCTGTGGAGCTTTACGGGCGCGGGCAGCAAGTTCGTCGCCAGCCCGCTGGTGAGCGGCGAGCAGATCTTCGCCGCCAACGCCGACCATCGCCTGTATGCGCTCAACGGCGAAGGCGCGCTGCTGTGGAGCTTCAGCACCAACCAGCCGCTGTGGGGCACCCCGGTGAGCGCCGATGGGCTGGTATTCACCAGCTCGTTGAATCATTTCCTGTACGCGCTGGATGCCCAAACCGGCGAAGAGCAATGGTCCACCGATACCGGCGGCACGCTGGTCTCCGGCCCGCTGCTGCACCAAGGCGTGCTATACATTGGCAGCTTCAACAGTGAAGTGCTGGCACTTGACGCCAGCAGCGGTGAAGTGCTGTGGCGCGCCGCCACGGATGGCTGGGTATGGGGCACCCCTGCCGTGTACGATGGCCAGCTACTGGTGGGTGACCTGAGCGGTTTCCTGTACTCGCTTGACCCGGCCACTGGCGCCGAGAACTGGCACGTGGAAACCGGCGGCTCGATCACCGGCACCCCGCTGGTGCTCAACGATCACATCTATATCCTCAATGAGGCCGGGAGCGTGATCTCGCTGACGCCGCAAGGTGCGATCGTGTGGAATCAGGATTTCGGCACTGAGCTGTATGGCTCGGCGGTCGCCGCTGGCGATCTGATCCTGGTTGGCCAGCACAATAACACGACCACCCTGGTCGCCGTGAACGAAAGCGGCACTCGCGTGTGGGCCTACCCGCAGGAGCAATAG
- a CDS encoding membrane protein insertase YidC yields MLDIIIVPFTNVLVFLYDILGHNFGLAIIVFTLLIKLLTYPLSVSQLKSARMTQELQNDPRWKQMQAKYKGNREKLAQEQMKFYQEKGISPFSSCLPSLIQFPLLIAMYWSIQRSLAAAPLALLQFARGIALPNAAALMPLNSSFLWMDLSQPERLHVDFLPFAIPVLTIIVVVTTWLQSKLMTPASADPNDQSAQMARSMSLTMPLMMGYISMVFPSGLSIYYVISNLFGIAQAWVMKRRPVTAAAAK; encoded by the coding sequence ATGTTAGATATCATCATTGTCCCCTTCACCAACGTACTCGTCTTTCTCTACGATATCCTCGGGCATAACTTCGGCCTGGCGATCATCGTCTTTACGCTGCTGATCAAGCTGCTCACCTACCCGCTCTCGGTTTCACAGTTGAAGAGCGCGCGTATGACGCAGGAGTTGCAGAACGACCCGCGCTGGAAGCAGATGCAGGCCAAGTACAAGGGCAACCGCGAGAAGCTGGCCCAGGAACAGATGAAGTTCTACCAGGAGAAGGGTATCAGCCCGTTCAGCTCCTGCCTGCCTTCGCTGATCCAGTTCCCGCTGCTGATCGCCATGTACTGGTCGATCCAGCGTTCGCTGGCCGCCGCCCCGCTGGCGTTGCTGCAGTTTGCGCGTGGCATCGCCCTGCCCAACGCGGCAGCGCTAATGCCGTTGAACAGTAGCTTCCTGTGGATGGATCTCTCCCAGCCGGAGCGCCTGCATGTCGATTTCCTGCCGTTTGCCATCCCGGTGCTGACCATTATCGTGGTGGTTACCACCTGGCTGCAAAGCAAGCTGATGACCCCGGCCTCGGCCGACCCGAACGACCAGAGCGCCCAAATGGCGCGCTCGATGAGCCTGACCATGCCGTTGATGATGGGCTACATCTCGATGGTCTTCCCTTCCGGCTTGTCGATCTACTATGTGATCAGCAATCTCTTCGGCATTGCCCAGGCATGGGTGATGAAACGCCGCCCGGTGACGGCCGCTGCTGCTAAGTGA
- a CDS encoding Jag N-terminal domain-containing protein, with the protein MEHRTNLEVIAPTVHEAIEKGLAELGLEDTQVDVEVLDEGGTGFLGLGGRQARVRLIVREGLATTPPAAPRPSRPAASPSAPLSSEETENLLAITKATVQTLLEHMSVRAEVSVSMGTPDEPELAAPVLVDIQGGDLGFLIGRQAETMNALQLITRLIVGKEVGQAAHIIIDISGYRVRRDENLRKLADKMAKQAVSTGRRQTLEPMSASERRIVHLALRENSDVTTESIGEEPRRKVVIIPR; encoded by the coding sequence ATGGAACATCGTACAAATCTTGAAGTGATCGCCCCCACCGTGCATGAGGCCATTGAAAAAGGCCTGGCCGAGCTGGGGTTGGAAGATACGCAAGTAGACGTAGAGGTGCTGGACGAGGGCGGTACGGGCTTTCTGGGCCTGGGCGGCCGCCAGGCGCGTGTGCGCCTGATCGTACGCGAAGGCCTGGCCACCACCCCACCGGCCGCGCCGCGCCCCAGCCGCCCGGCGGCCAGCCCCAGCGCCCCGCTGAGCAGCGAAGAAACCGAGAACCTGCTGGCCATCACCAAGGCCACCGTGCAGACCCTGCTGGAGCACATGAGCGTGCGCGCCGAGGTGAGCGTGAGCATGGGCACGCCGGATGAACCTGAGCTCGCCGCGCCGGTGCTGGTAGACATCCAAGGTGGCGATTTGGGCTTCCTGATCGGGCGCCAGGCTGAGACGATGAACGCCCTGCAACTGATCACCCGCCTGATCGTAGGCAAAGAAGTAGGCCAGGCCGCCCACATCATCATCGATATTTCGGGCTACCGCGTGCGCCGCGACGAGAATCTGCGCAAGCTGGCCGATAAGATGGCCAAGCAGGCAGTCAGCACTGGCCGCCGCCAGACGCTGGAGCCGATGAGCGCCTCGGAGCGCCGCATCGTGCACCTGGCGCTGCGCGAAAACAGCGACGTAACCACCGAGAGCATCGGCGAAGAGCCGCGCCGCAAAGTCGTCATCATCCCGCGCTAG